The genomic region TGAAGTTGTGGAAGTCGCGCCCGGCGGCGCCCAGGATGACCACGCGCGTCCTCACGGTGCAGTTACCCCCAGGCGATCCACATCGCTCACGGCCTCCGCGAAGATTCCCAGGCCGGTGGCGAGGTCCTCGGCGCTCACGGTCAACGGCGGGATAAAGCGGATGACGTGTCCGGCGTAGCCGGCCGGGTACAGGATCAGCCCGCGGCGCAGGCAGCACTCCAGGACAGCTCGCACAGCCCTGCCTGAAGGCTGGCCGCCCCGCTGTGGATCGACGAACTCGATCCCGATCATCAACCCCTTGCCCCGCACCTCCCCGATGTGGGTCGAGTGCTGCGCCAGGTCCCGAAGCACCCTCCACGCTTCGGCGGCGCGTTGTCGGGCGTTCTCCAGCACGCCTTCCTCCCGGAAGACCTCCAGCGTGGCCACGGCGGCGGCGCAGGCCACAGGATTGCCGCCGAAAGTGGTGCCATGGGCACCGGCAGGCCAGCGGGCCATAAGCTCCGGGCGGGCGGCCACGGCGCTCAGGGGGAAGCCGGAGGCGATGGATTTGGAGAGCACCATGATGTCCGGGTCGACGCCAAAGGTCTGCGCCGCAAACATCTCCCCGGTGCGGCCGAATCCGGTCTGGATCTCATCAAAGATCAGCAGGATGCCATGTCGGTTGCACAGCTCTCGCAGTCGCGGCAGGAAATCTGGTGGCGGGACGACGTAACCGCCTTCGCCCAGGATAGGCTCCACGATCACCGCGGCCACTTCCTCTGGAGCCACCACATGGGTGAACAGCCGCTCCAGGCTCACCCACGGCTCGTCGCAGCATCCTTGCGGCAGGCGGTGGGGACAGCGGAAGCAGTAGGGATAAGGTACATGGTAGACGGAGGGAAGGAAGGGCTCGTAGTGCCGGCGGTATTTGACGGACGACGTGGTCACCGACGCCGCGCCGTAAGACCGTCCGTGAAAACCGCCGATGAACGCCACGATGGCCGGCC from Armatimonadota bacterium harbors:
- a CDS encoding aspartate aminotransferase family protein; amino-acid sequence: MADFAERLLRVRQWLAPSLAEDWPCLPIVRASGSYVYTADGRRFLDFVSGMAACNLGHGHPRVVAAARAQLEALIHGPLGVYLYDSVLRLCEALGEVMPGGLTAFFWSNGGTEAVEGALKLARYTSGRPAIVAFIGGFHGRSYGAASVTTSSVKYRRHYEPFLPSVYHVPYPYCFRCPHRLPQGCCDEPWVSLERLFTHVVAPEEVAAVIVEPILGEGGYVVPPPDFLPRLRELCNRHGILLIFDEIQTGFGRTGEMFAAQTFGVDPDIMVLSKSIASGFPLSAVAARPELMARWPAGAHGTTFGGNPVACAAAVATLEVFREEGVLENARQRAAEAWRVLRDLAQHSTHIGEVRGKGLMIGIEFVDPQRGGQPSGRAVRAVLECCLRRGLILYPAGYAGHVIRFIPPLTVSAEDLATGLGIFAEAVSDVDRLGVTAP